One genomic segment of Pseudomonas chlororaphis subsp. aurantiaca includes these proteins:
- a CDS encoding SDR family oxidoreductase, whose protein sequence is MADHSLKNKVALIAGGAKNLGGLIARDLAAHGAQAIAVHYKSSASKADADQTVAAIKNLGVDAHAWQADLTTAAAVEQLFSDAKARFGRIDIAINTVGKVLKKPIVEISEAEYDDMFAVNSKSAFFFIKEAGKHLEDHGKLVTLVTSLLGAYTPFYAAYGGAKAPVEHFTRAASKEFGARGISVTAVGPGPMDTPFFYPAEGADAVAYHKTAAALSGFSKTGLTDIEDVVPFIRHLVTDGWWITGQTLLINGGYTTK, encoded by the coding sequence ATGGCAGACCATTCTCTGAAAAACAAGGTCGCATTGATCGCCGGCGGCGCGAAGAACCTGGGCGGCCTGATCGCCCGGGACCTGGCCGCCCATGGCGCGCAGGCCATCGCCGTGCATTACAAAAGCAGCGCCAGCAAGGCCGACGCCGACCAGACCGTGGCGGCGATCAAGAACCTGGGCGTCGACGCCCATGCCTGGCAGGCCGACCTGACCACCGCCGCGGCCGTGGAACAACTCTTCAGCGACGCCAAGGCCCGCTTCGGCAGGATCGACATCGCCATCAACACCGTGGGCAAGGTCCTGAAAAAACCCATAGTCGAGATCAGCGAAGCCGAGTACGACGACATGTTCGCGGTCAACTCCAAGAGCGCGTTCTTCTTTATCAAGGAAGCCGGCAAACACCTGGAGGACCACGGCAAGCTGGTGACGCTGGTGACCTCGCTGCTTGGCGCCTACACGCCGTTCTATGCCGCCTACGGCGGGGCCAAGGCTCCGGTGGAGCACTTCACCCGCGCCGCCTCCAAGGAGTTCGGCGCCCGCGGTATCTCGGTGACCGCCGTGGGCCCGGGGCCGATGGACACACCGTTCTTCTACCCGGCCGAAGGCGCGGACGCCGTGGCTTACCACAAGACCGCCGCGGCGCTGTCCGGCTTCAGCAAGACCGGCCTGACCGACATCGAGGACGTGGTGCCCTTCATCCGTCATCTGGTCACCGACGGCTGGTGGATCACCGGCCAGACCCTGCTGATCAACGGCGGCTACACCACCAAGTGA
- a CDS encoding DUF190 domain-containing protein has protein sequence MNGFLVIFFTQQNRRYHGKMVGDWLVDLANELGLRGATMSTAIEGFGHTGRLHSAHFFELADQPIEVRLALTEEESARLFERLEDEDISLFYIKTPIEFGTLGKEAKKADAGG, from the coding sequence ATGAACGGTTTCCTGGTGATTTTCTTCACCCAGCAAAATCGCCGCTATCACGGCAAGATGGTCGGTGACTGGCTCGTCGACCTGGCCAACGAGCTGGGCCTGCGCGGCGCGACCATGAGCACCGCCATCGAAGGTTTCGGCCACACCGGCCGGCTGCACTCCGCACACTTTTTCGAACTCGCCGACCAACCCATCGAGGTCCGCCTGGCACTCACCGAAGAGGAGTCAGCCCGGCTGTTCGAACGCCTGGAGGACGAGGACATTTCGCTGTTCTATATCAAGACGCCGATCGAGTTCGGCACCCTTGGTAAAGAGGCCAAGAAAGCGGACGCGGGCGGATGA
- a CDS encoding methyl-accepting chemotaxis protein, producing MRDLAKHMQQAGEGIEALNEQSLVIGTIVKTISGIAEQTNLLALNAAIEAARAGEQGRGFAVVADEVRQLASRTSKATDEIVGVVRQNQDMAREAVALMTDGKAQAEQGLALAAEAGTVIVEIQDGAQKVVNVVGQFASQLSN from the coding sequence ATGCGTGACCTGGCCAAGCACATGCAGCAGGCCGGTGAAGGCATCGAGGCGCTGAACGAGCAGTCGCTGGTGATCGGCACCATCGTCAAGACCATCAGCGGCATAGCCGAGCAGACCAACCTGCTGGCGCTCAACGCGGCCATCGAAGCGGCGCGCGCCGGTGAACAGGGGCGCGGCTTTGCCGTGGTGGCCGACGAAGTCCGGCAACTGGCCTCGCGCACCAGCAAGGCCACCGACGAAATCGTCGGCGTGGTGCGGCAGAACCAGGACATGGCGCGCGAGGCCGTGGCGCTGATGACCGACGGCAAGGCGCAGGCCGAGCAGGGTCTGGCCCTGGCCGCCGAAGCCGGTACGGTGATTGTCGAGATCCAGGACGGCGCGCAGAAGGTGGTGAATGTCGTTGGCCAGTTCGCCAGCCAGCTGTCGAACTGA
- a CDS encoding SDR family oxidoreductase: MNTPTSPARHLLVVGGYGVTGSAIVEHMVRQPDWRLTTAARRSAPAQLADGSPAPAHVSVDLLDADAVNRAFGDLREVTDLVFCAYSERETMAATVAPNVTMLEHSLLALKQAGAKLRHVVLIGGGKSYGEHLGHYKTPAKESDGRMMGPIFYNDQEDLLWQRAEQDGFGWTVLRPDGVMGTSLGSPMNILTGVAAFAAISQELGVPLRFPGSLPAWNALHQSTDARLLAQAVLWALNASSARNEVFNITNGDHFRWQHVWPEIAGFFDLPAAAPQPMNLGVQMADKAPLWQRIVARHGLQPTPWEQLAAWPFVDGWLNTGYDMVQSTIKIRQAGFHGCIDTHQSIREQLQNLRERRLIP; this comes from the coding sequence ATGAACACTCCAACCTCCCCCGCGCGCCACTTGCTGGTGGTCGGCGGCTACGGCGTCACCGGCAGCGCCATCGTCGAACACATGGTTCGCCAACCCGACTGGCGACTGACCACCGCCGCACGCCGTAGCGCCCCCGCGCAACTGGCCGACGGCAGCCCGGCGCCGGCCCATGTCAGCGTCGACCTGCTGGACGCTGATGCGGTGAATCGTGCCTTCGGCGATCTGCGCGAGGTCACCGACCTGGTGTTCTGCGCCTACAGCGAACGGGAAACCATGGCCGCCACCGTGGCGCCCAACGTGACCATGCTCGAACACAGCCTGTTGGCCCTGAAACAGGCCGGGGCGAAGCTGCGGCATGTGGTGCTGATCGGTGGCGGCAAGTCTTACGGCGAGCACCTGGGCCACTACAAGACCCCGGCCAAGGAGAGCGACGGCCGGATGATGGGACCGATCTTCTATAACGATCAGGAGGACCTGCTGTGGCAGCGCGCCGAGCAGGACGGCTTCGGCTGGACCGTGCTGCGCCCGGACGGGGTGATGGGCACCAGCCTGGGCTCACCGATGAATATCCTCACCGGGGTGGCGGCCTTTGCCGCGATCAGCCAGGAGCTGGGCGTGCCCCTGCGTTTCCCCGGCAGCCTGCCGGCCTGGAACGCCCTGCATCAAAGCACCGATGCCCGACTGCTGGCACAGGCGGTGCTCTGGGCGCTGAACGCCAGCAGCGCGCGCAATGAAGTCTTCAACATCACCAATGGCGACCACTTCCGCTGGCAGCATGTGTGGCCGGAGATCGCCGGGTTCTTCGACCTGCCGGCCGCCGCACCGCAGCCGATGAACCTGGGAGTGCAGATGGCCGACAAGGCGCCGCTGTGGCAACGCATCGTGGCCAGACACGGCCTGCAACCGACGCCCTGGGAGCAGCTCGCCGCCTGGCCATTCGTCGACGGCTGGCTGAACACCGGCTACGACATGGTGCAGAGCACCATCAAGATCCGCCAGGCCGGTTTCCACGGCTGCATCGACACTCACCAGAGCATCCGCGAGCAACTGCAGAACCTGCGCGAGCGGCGGCTGATTCCCTGA
- a CDS encoding AraC family transcriptional regulator, protein MGKPAPSKDWVHRAPPTRGLERIEAFFAGHGYDLHRHDTYAIGRTLSGVQSFQYRGGWRHNLPGGTMVLHPDEVHDGEAGTQDGFHYRMLYIEPALIQQILGGQPLPFIKNGLSTDPRLFAATDTLLRSMESPLDPLEQEDALFDLAHALNAVSGVSRPAQRFDYQAAERAREYMHSALDQNITLDELATHSGRDRWSLSRDFRLLFGTSPYRYLTMRRLDLVRALLLQGQSLVSAALLAGFTDQSHMTRQFSKTYGLPPARWLKMHGR, encoded by the coding sequence ATGGGCAAGCCCGCCCCCAGTAAAGACTGGGTCCACCGCGCGCCTCCCACCCGGGGACTGGAGCGCATCGAGGCGTTTTTCGCCGGTCATGGCTACGACCTGCACCGCCACGACACCTACGCCATCGGTCGCACGCTGTCGGGGGTGCAGAGCTTCCAGTACCGCGGCGGCTGGCGCCACAACCTGCCGGGCGGGACCATGGTCCTGCATCCGGATGAAGTCCACGACGGCGAGGCCGGCACCCAGGATGGCTTCCATTACCGCATGCTTTATATCGAGCCGGCGCTGATCCAGCAGATCCTCGGCGGCCAGCCGCTGCCCTTCATCAAGAACGGCCTGTCCACCGACCCACGCTTGTTCGCCGCCACCGACACCTTGCTGCGCAGCATGGAAAGCCCGCTGGACCCGCTGGAACAGGAAGACGCGCTGTTCGATCTGGCCCATGCGCTGAATGCCGTGTCGGGGGTTTCCCGGCCGGCGCAGCGCTTTGACTACCAGGCCGCGGAGCGCGCGCGGGAATACATGCACAGCGCCCTGGACCAGAACATCACCCTCGACGAACTGGCCACCCACAGCGGTCGCGACCGCTGGAGCCTGTCGCGGGACTTTCGCCTGCTGTTCGGCACCAGCCCCTATCGCTACCTGACCATGCGCCGCCTGGACCTGGTCAGGGCGCTGTTGCTGCAAGGCCAGTCGCTGGTCAGCGCGGCGCTGCTGGCCGGCTTCACCGACCAGAGCCACATGACCCGGCAATTCAGCAAGACCTACGGCCTGCCGCCGGCCCGCTGGCTGAAAATGCACGGCCGCTGA
- a CDS encoding cupin domain-containing protein, translating to MNPASTTPIPYQSLNFAYKLSLFDDHWQARVIAEMNDYQFKLVKLQGDFIWHDHPHTDETFIVLEGQLRIDFTDGQVTINQGEMFVVPKGMKHKPYAEQEVKLLLIEPKGVRNTGEEGGERTAANDVWI from the coding sequence ATGAACCCGGCCAGCACTACGCCCATCCCCTACCAGAGCCTGAACTTCGCCTACAAACTCAGCCTGTTCGACGATCACTGGCAAGCCCGCGTCATCGCCGAAATGAACGACTACCAGTTCAAGCTGGTGAAGCTGCAAGGGGACTTCATCTGGCACGACCACCCGCACACCGACGAGACCTTTATCGTCCTCGAAGGCCAGTTGCGCATCGACTTTACCGACGGCCAGGTGACGATCAACCAGGGCGAGATGTTTGTCGTGCCCAAGGGCATGAAACACAAGCCGTACGCCGAGCAGGAGGTCAAGTTGCTGCTGATCGAACCCAAGGGCGTACGCAACACCGGCGAAGAAGGCGGCGAACGCACGGCGGCCAATGATGTGTGGATCTGA
- a CDS encoding MFS transporter, with translation MPATSSARPSGWMLLLLASAQLIIALDATIVFVALPEIGSHLGFSAQQLQWVVSAYSVAFGGFLLLGGRAADLLGKRRFYIVGQSLYALASLAGGLGGSALLLVLARAVQGVGGAMLFPATLALINSHYPEGPARNRAFAVWSAASAAGLALGALLGGVLTQWWGWEAVFLVNVPLAGACALLARRWIPADGQRERGRRFDLSGALTVTVGGTLLVFAIVQGPEWGWSAPATLGCGALALFLLGLFAWIEQRGHDPLMPLRLLAHRELRLAMFLTALFMSSFGVQYYFLALYFQQVYGYSVLQSGVAFLPATLLCTVGIWLAERSLLRFGLRATLVSGLLLGALGIGGVYVALPDGAGFWSLMPGIVVLSIGQGMTWTAMWVSAGQGIASGEQGVAAGMASTSQQIGGALGLALLVSLANAGLDGSQAAGIEQAVGASALLALLGALLALRLRVPTAGSEGLAATAERG, from the coding sequence ATGCCCGCCACCTCTTCAGCCAGGCCGTCCGGCTGGATGCTGCTCCTGCTGGCCAGCGCGCAGTTGATCATCGCCCTGGACGCGACCATCGTCTTCGTTGCCTTGCCGGAGATCGGCAGCCACCTGGGTTTTTCCGCGCAACAGCTGCAATGGGTGGTCAGCGCCTACAGTGTGGCCTTCGGCGGCTTTCTGCTGCTGGGCGGTCGGGCGGCCGACCTGCTGGGCAAGCGCCGTTTCTACATCGTCGGGCAAAGCCTGTACGCCCTGGCTTCGCTGGCCGGCGGCCTGGGTGGCAGCGCGCTGCTGCTGGTGCTGGCGCGGGCGGTGCAGGGTGTCGGCGGGGCGATGCTGTTCCCGGCGACGCTGGCGCTGATCAACAGCCATTACCCCGAAGGGCCGGCGCGCAATCGGGCGTTCGCGGTGTGGAGCGCGGCTTCGGCGGCGGGCCTGGCCCTGGGCGCGCTGCTGGGGGGCGTATTGACCCAATGGTGGGGCTGGGAAGCGGTGTTTCTGGTCAACGTACCCCTGGCTGGCGCCTGTGCCCTGTTGGCCCGGCGCTGGATTCCGGCTGATGGCCAGCGCGAGCGTGGCCGGCGTTTCGACCTCAGCGGCGCCTTGACCGTGACGGTGGGCGGCACGCTGCTGGTGTTCGCCATTGTCCAGGGCCCGGAATGGGGCTGGAGCGCACCGGCGACCCTGGGTTGCGGCGCGCTGGCGTTGTTCCTGCTTGGTCTGTTCGCCTGGATCGAACAGCGTGGCCACGACCCGCTGATGCCGTTGCGCCTGCTGGCCCATCGCGAGTTGCGCCTGGCGATGTTCCTTACCGCCTTGTTCATGAGCAGCTTCGGTGTGCAGTACTACTTCCTCGCGTTGTATTTCCAGCAGGTCTACGGCTACAGCGTGCTGCAAAGCGGCGTGGCGTTTTTGCCGGCGACGCTGCTGTGCACCGTGGGCATCTGGCTGGCCGAACGTTCGTTGCTGCGCTTCGGGCTGCGGGCGACCCTGGTCAGCGGTCTGCTCCTGGGGGCGCTGGGCATTGGTGGGGTGTATGTGGCGCTGCCCGACGGGGCGGGGTTCTGGAGCCTGATGCCGGGCATCGTGGTGCTGAGCATCGGTCAGGGCATGACCTGGACCGCCATGTGGGTCTCGGCCGGCCAGGGCATTGCGTCGGGCGAGCAGGGCGTGGCGGCGGGCATGGCCTCCACCAGCCAGCAGATCGGCGGGGCGCTGGGGCTGGCGCTGCTGGTGTCCCTGGCCAATGCCGGGCTGGATGGCTCGCAGGCGGCCGGCATCGAACAGGCGGTGGGCGCCAGCGCCTTGCTCGCCCTGCTGGGGGCGCTGCTAGCCTTGCGCTTGCGGGTGCCGACGGCAGGCTCCGAGGGCCTGGCGGCAACCGCCGAGCGCGGCTGA
- a CDS encoding LysR family transcriptional regulator, with protein MDKLEQYRVFIQVADMGSFIKAAHALELPRATVSAAVQQLETALATRLLHRTTRQVQLTADGAVLLERARLLLSDAVELEQLFHTRQLDVYGRLNVDVPSRIARRLIAPALPGFFASYPSLKLALGSTDRSIDLVQEGVDCAIRVGALRDSSLIVRRLGHLALINCASPAYLAEHGQPRTPGDLADSHWMVGYGSPSTGREQPWEYLADGHELELNLPSRVIVNNAENYIACCRAGLGLIQIPRFDVQYLLDSGELVEVLPGFRPASMAISALYPNRNHRSRRLNAFIEWFETLVAPHLENDRQG; from the coding sequence ATGGATAAGCTCGAGCAATACCGTGTGTTCATCCAGGTGGCCGACATGGGCAGTTTCATCAAGGCCGCGCATGCCCTGGAGCTGCCCCGGGCCACCGTCTCGGCAGCGGTGCAGCAACTGGAAACCGCCCTCGCCACGCGCCTGTTGCACCGCACCACGCGCCAGGTGCAACTGACCGCCGACGGCGCGGTCCTGCTGGAGCGTGCGCGCCTGTTGCTGAGCGATGCGGTGGAACTCGAGCAACTGTTTCACACCCGTCAGCTGGACGTTTATGGCCGGCTCAATGTCGACGTGCCCAGCCGGATCGCCCGGCGCCTGATCGCCCCCGCCCTGCCCGGGTTTTTCGCCAGCTACCCCAGCCTGAAACTGGCCCTGGGCTCCACCGACCGTTCCATCGATCTGGTGCAGGAGGGGGTGGATTGCGCGATCCGCGTCGGCGCCCTGCGCGACAGCAGCCTGATCGTTCGGCGCCTGGGCCACCTGGCCCTGATCAACTGCGCCAGCCCCGCATACCTGGCGGAGCACGGCCAGCCGCGAACCCCGGGCGACCTGGCCGACAGTCACTGGATGGTCGGCTACGGCTCCCCCAGCACGGGCCGCGAACAGCCCTGGGAATACCTGGCCGACGGTCACGAACTGGAACTGAACCTGCCCAGCCGAGTGATCGTCAACAACGCCGAAAACTACATCGCCTGCTGCCGGGCCGGGCTGGGGCTGATCCAGATCCCGCGCTTCGACGTGCAGTACCTGCTCGACAGCGGCGAACTGGTGGAAGTCCTGCCCGGTTTTCGCCCCGCGTCCATGGCGATCTCCGCGCTCTATCCCAATCGCAACCATCGCTCGCGCCGGCTGAACGCCTTTATCGAATGGTTCGAAACCCTGGTCGCGCCCCATCTCGAAAACGACAGGCAGGGCTGA
- a CDS encoding LysR family transcriptional regulator, whose protein sequence is MAGSDINRFAEMETFVRVVESGGMSAAARLKRTTPSSVSKLLGRLESRLGVRLLNRSTRQLQLTPEGRAFYDNCVRVLADVREVEREATNGREPVGRIRVNTSASFGLHVLAPLVAEFLGRYPAVSLDIVHTDSLVDLLGELTDVAVRAGPLENSRLVARKLGESRSIIVAAPAYLARHGTPQAPSQLGQHNLIGFDYARAVEGWRLMENGTPMLIQPNGRVQASDGEALRHLALNGVGIAQLATFTIADDLAQGRLLPLLERFDDSRPESFHAVYLGQGGHLPSRVRAFIDFLAERVRL, encoded by the coding sequence ATGGCTGGCAGCGATATCAACCGCTTCGCCGAGATGGAAACCTTCGTCAGGGTCGTGGAGTCCGGCGGCATGTCCGCCGCCGCGCGGCTCAAGCGCACCACGCCGTCCTCGGTGAGCAAGCTGCTGGGCCGCCTGGAGTCACGGCTGGGTGTGCGCCTGCTCAACCGCTCGACCCGCCAGTTGCAACTGACCCCGGAAGGCCGGGCGTTCTACGACAACTGCGTGCGGGTCCTGGCTGATGTGCGCGAGGTGGAGCGCGAGGCCACCAACGGTCGCGAGCCGGTGGGGCGGATTCGGGTCAACACCAGCGCGTCGTTCGGCCTGCATGTGCTGGCACCGTTGGTGGCGGAGTTTCTCGGGCGTTATCCGGCGGTGTCCCTGGATATCGTGCACACCGATTCCCTGGTCGACCTGCTGGGTGAGCTGACCGATGTCGCGGTGCGCGCCGGGCCGCTGGAGAACTCGCGGCTGGTAGCGCGCAAACTTGGCGAGAGCCGTTCGATCATAGTCGCGGCGCCTGCTTATCTGGCACGTCACGGGACTCCCCAGGCACCTTCGCAACTGGGGCAGCACAACCTGATCGGCTTCGACTATGCGCGGGCAGTGGAAGGCTGGCGCCTGATGGAAAACGGCACGCCCATGCTGATCCAGCCTAACGGTCGAGTGCAGGCCAGCGATGGCGAAGCGCTGCGGCATCTGGCCCTGAACGGGGTCGGCATCGCCCAGCTGGCGACTTTCACCATTGCCGACGACCTGGCCCAGGGGCGACTGCTGCCGCTGTTGGAGAGGTTTGACGACAGCCGGCCGGAAAGTTTCCACGCGGTGTACCTGGGGCAGGGCGGGCATCTGCCATCCCGGGTCAGGGCCTTTATCGATTTCCTCGCCGAGCGGGTACGCCTGTAG
- a CDS encoding DUF2975 domain-containing protein produces MTSQGLARFSQRMSAVTLLLIIAMLLLNAALWLFPQLSAESGYGFGFGLSNSLSSHLAAGAVFPWWQTLGGILLSSIPLLALAFGLSHLRQLFQSYARGEYFSSAAAVHLGKVGRGVALWVLLDFLCEPLLSIWVTLNAPVGERLISLSITAPTFVALFLAACISIIARILWQASEVDSENRAFV; encoded by the coding sequence ATGACGTCTCAAGGTCTTGCCCGGTTCAGCCAGCGCATGTCGGCTGTCACCCTGTTACTGATCATTGCCATGTTGCTGCTCAACGCGGCACTGTGGCTGTTTCCGCAGTTGAGCGCGGAAAGTGGTTATGGGTTCGGTTTTGGCTTGAGCAATAGCCTGTCGAGCCATCTGGCCGCCGGTGCTGTTTTTCCCTGGTGGCAAACCCTGGGTGGCATTCTGCTGTCGAGCATTCCCCTGCTGGCGCTGGCCTTTGGCTTGAGCCATCTGCGCCAGTTGTTCCAGAGCTATGCCCGCGGCGAGTACTTTTCCAGCGCGGCGGCGGTGCATCTGGGCAAGGTCGGGCGGGGCGTGGCGTTGTGGGTGTTGCTGGACTTTCTCTGCGAGCCGCTGCTCAGCATCTGGGTCACCCTGAACGCCCCGGTAGGCGAACGCCTGATCAGTCTCAGCATCACCGCCCCGACCTTTGTCGCGCTGTTTTTGGCTGCATGCATTTCCATCATCGCGCGTATCCTCTGGCAGGCCAGTGAAGTGGATTCGGAAAACCGCGCCTTCGTGTGA
- a CDS encoding LysR family transcriptional regulator gives MDLNAVRLLVRVAETRSFTRAAGDLRLTQSGLSRTISRLEQQLGVRLLQRNTRSVSLTPDGQLLVERATPLLAELAQTECLLLDRRDSPTGLLKISTPSLFGRKVVMPLIGRLTEQYPDLSIEAVMTDRLVDIVDEGFDAILRTGEIQDQRLIARPLAPLRWVTVASPAYLARHGTPQTVEELQQHNCLTVRNLRSGRLVDWQFMLDGKVRDVSVPSRLIFDIGDALVDGVLGGFGIAQLMNFAVEDALADGRLVPILQAFSGRSRALSLVYPPSRQYSPKLKVFADALNTVSW, from the coding sequence ATGGATCTGAACGCCGTTCGTTTGCTGGTCCGGGTCGCCGAGACCCGCAGCTTCACCCGTGCCGCCGGCGATCTGCGGCTGACCCAGTCCGGCCTGTCGCGGACCATTTCGCGCCTGGAGCAGCAACTGGGCGTGCGCCTGCTGCAACGCAACACCCGCAGCGTCAGCCTGACCCCGGACGGCCAGTTGCTGGTGGAGCGCGCCACACCGCTGCTGGCCGAACTGGCGCAGACCGAATGCCTGTTGCTGGACCGCCGCGACTCGCCCACCGGGCTGCTGAAGATCAGCACGCCGTCGCTGTTCGGGCGCAAGGTGGTGATGCCGCTGATCGGCCGCCTGACCGAGCAATACCCGGACCTGAGCATCGAGGCGGTGATGACCGATCGCCTGGTGGACATCGTCGACGAAGGCTTCGACGCCATCCTGCGCACCGGCGAGATCCAGGACCAGCGCCTGATCGCCCGGCCCCTGGCGCCGCTGCGCTGGGTCACCGTGGCCTCTCCGGCCTACCTGGCGCGCCATGGCACACCGCAGACAGTGGAAGAGTTACAGCAGCACAACTGCCTGACCGTGCGCAACCTGCGCAGCGGGCGCCTGGTGGACTGGCAGTTCATGCTCGATGGCAAGGTGCGCGATGTCAGCGTGCCCAGCCGGCTGATCTTCGATATCGGCGACGCGCTGGTGGACGGTGTCCTGGGTGGTTTCGGCATCGCCCAGCTGATGAACTTCGCCGTCGAGGACGCCCTCGCCGACGGCCGCCTGGTGCCGATCCTGCAGGCCTTTTCCGGACGCAGCCGGGCGCTGTCGCTGGTCTACCCGCCGTCGCGCCAGTACTCGCCCAAACTCAAGGTCTTCGCCGACGCCCTGAACACTGTCAGTTGGTAA
- a CDS encoding flavin reductase family protein, producing the protein MSASHRRPVSLAKAYRLLNHGPTVLVSATHGGQRNIMAAAWAMPLDFEPPKVAVVLDKSTWTRQLLGAAGTFVLNVPCAAQVDIVQTVGSTSGLELSRDQGRDKFVLYGLPTFAGERVDAPLLDGCVAWLECRLLPEPDNHERYDLFLAEVIAAQADERVFSEGRWHFTGHDALRTLHHVAGGHFLTIGDSVDGKTLPL; encoded by the coding sequence ATGAGCGCATCCCATCGTCGCCCGGTTTCCCTGGCCAAGGCCTATCGCCTGCTCAACCACGGGCCGACCGTGCTGGTCAGCGCCACCCATGGCGGCCAGCGCAACATCATGGCCGCGGCCTGGGCCATGCCTCTGGATTTCGAACCGCCGAAAGTCGCCGTGGTGCTCGACAAGTCCACCTGGACCCGCCAGTTGCTGGGAGCCGCCGGCACCTTCGTGCTCAACGTACCGTGCGCCGCCCAGGTCGATATCGTGCAGACCGTGGGTTCCACCTCGGGCCTGGAGCTGAGCCGTGACCAGGGCCGCGACAAGTTCGTGCTGTATGGCCTGCCGACCTTCGCCGGCGAGCGGGTCGACGCGCCATTGCTCGATGGCTGCGTAGCCTGGCTCGAATGCCGGCTGCTGCCGGAGCCGGACAACCATGAACGCTACGACCTGTTCCTCGCCGAAGTCATCGCCGCCCAGGCCGATGAGCGGGTGTTCAGCGAGGGCCGCTGGCATTTCACCGGGCACGATGCCTTGCGCACCTTGCACCATGTGGCGGGCGGGCATTTCCTGACGATTGGCGACTCGGTGGACGGCAAGACCCTGCCGCTATGA
- a CDS encoding methyl-accepting chemotaxis protein translates to MVDANGKLYKVVKFATVITEQVKQEQSVAEAAEIAYTISQQTDSSAQRGSSVVTEAVAVMRDLATHMQQASDGIEALNEQSRVIGSIVKTISDIAEQTNLLALNAAIEAARAGDQGRGFAVVADEVRQLASRTSKATDEIVGVVRRNQDMARNAVVLMADGKTQAEQGLALVAEAGTVIVEIQDGAQKVVSAVGQFANQLSS, encoded by the coding sequence GTGGTCGATGCCAACGGCAAGCTCTACAAGGTGGTGAAGTTCGCCACGGTGATCACCGAGCAGGTCAAGCAGGAGCAGTCCGTCGCCGAGGCCGCGGAAATCGCCTACACCATCTCGCAGCAGACCGATAGCAGCGCCCAGCGCGGTTCTTCGGTGGTGACCGAGGCGGTGGCGGTGATGCGCGATCTGGCCACGCACATGCAGCAGGCCAGTGACGGCATCGAGGCGCTGAACGAGCAGTCGCGGGTGATCGGCAGCATCGTCAAGACCATCAGCGACATCGCCGAGCAGACCAACCTGCTGGCGCTCAACGCGGCCATCGAAGCGGCCCGCGCGGGTGACCAGGGGCGTGGCTTCGCGGTGGTGGCGGACGAGGTCCGGCAACTGGCCTCGCGCACCAGCAAGGCCACCGACGAAATCGTCGGCGTGGTCCGGCGCAACCAGGACATGGCCCGCAACGCAGTGGTGCTGATGGCCGACGGCAAGACCCAGGCCGAGCAGGGCCTGGCCCTGGTCGCCGAAGCCGGCACGGTGATCGTCGAGATCCAGGACGGGGCGCAGAAAGTGGTGAGCGCCGTCGGCCAGTTCGCCAACCAATTGTCCAGCTGA